Below is a window of Longimicrobiaceae bacterium DNA.
GAGCAGATCGTGGCGCGCGAGGACATCGACTGCGACTTCGTGCGCGTGGACGGCTACCTCTTCCCCGGCCCCGGCCAGTCGTCGAGCCGCCTGGACGAGGAGATGGAGGCGGCGCACCGCGCGGGCTTCGGCGACGTGGAGAAGCTGGCGACTGCGCCGGTGACGACGTTCAACACGGGGCCGTGCCTGCGTTTTCCGCGGCAGGGGCAGTTCCATCCGCTCAAGTACGTGCAGGGCCTGGCGAAGGCCATCGAGCGCGACGGCGGGCGCATCCACACCGGAAGCCACGTCACGGGCGTGGAGGGCGGGCTGCGTCCGAAGGTGACCGGCGAAAGCTTCTCGGTGACTGCCGAGGCGGTGGTGATCGCCACCAACTCGCCCATCAGCGACCTGGTGAGCATCCACACAAAGCAGGCGCCGTACAGGACCTACGTGATCGGCGCCCGCATCCCCCGTGGCGTGGTGCCCACGGCGCTGTACTGGGACGACCTGGACCCGTACCACTACGTGCGCCTCCAGCGCGACGAGCGGTCGGACGATCACGACGTGCTGATCGTGGGCGGCGAGGACCACAAGACGGGGCACCAGAACGACGCGGAGGAGCGCTTCGCCCGGCTGGAGGCGTGGACGCGCGAGCGCTTCCCGGTGGAGACGGTGGACTACCGCTGGAGCGGCCAGGTGATGGAGCCGGTGGACTACATGGCGTTCATCGGCCGCGACCCGTCGGGAATGCGCAACGTGTACGTGGCCACGGGAGATTCGGGGCAGGGGATGACGCACGGCACCATCGCCGGCATCCTCATCACCGACCTGATCGCGGGCCGCGCGAACCCGTGGGAGAAGCTGTACGACCCGTCGCGCGTGACGCTGGCGGCGGGCTCGGTGAAGGAGTTCGTGAAGGAGAACCTGGACGTGGCGGTGCAGTACACCGACCTCGTGAAGCCGGGCGAGGTGGGGTCCGAGGCGGAGATCGCGCCCGGCACCGGCTGCATCCTGCGACGCGGGACCGCGCAGGTGGCGGCGTACCGCGACGAGCG
It encodes the following:
- a CDS encoding FAD-dependent oxidoreductase, giving the protein MKSSERSQSVWKGTAPLREYPALSGDTTAEVCVVGAGIAGMTTAYLLAREGKSVIVLDDNAVGGGETGQTTAHLASAQDDRFVAIEKAHGQDGSRTAYESHQAAIERIEQIVAREDIDCDFVRVDGYLFPGPGQSSSRLDEEMEAAHRAGFGDVEKLATAPVTTFNTGPCLRFPRQGQFHPLKYVQGLAKAIERDGGRIHTGSHVTGVEGGLRPKVTGESFSVTAEAVVIATNSPISDLVSIHTKQAPYRTYVIGARIPRGVVPTALYWDDLDPYHYVRLQRDERSDDHDVLIVGGEDHKTGHQNDAEERFARLEAWTRERFPVETVDYRWSGQVMEPVDYMAFIGRDPSGMRNVYVATGDSGQGMTHGTIAGILITDLIAGRANPWEKLYDPSRVTLAAGSVKEFVKENLDVAVQYTDLVKPGEVGSEAEIAPGTGCILRRGTAQVAAYRDERGVLHERSAICTHLGCVVQWNGLEKSWDCPCHGSRFGTDGSVLNGPARTPLAPVAAEEA